A part of Macaca mulatta isolate MMU2019108-1 chromosome 12, T2T-MMU8v2.0, whole genome shotgun sequence genomic DNA contains:
- the LOC144333305 gene encoding uncharacterized protein LOC144333305 has translation MRPTRQRTPSAPSAPVLPDSQDPLTLEPTLPPPYPHLIPQDPVPQGGASIEGNREAEAAESESNPGGPAGRMRGRVLRDQASRLPDSTVALPLREIGSLDDTGLSRLMYWPFSTSDLYNWKSQNARFSDNPKDLTSLLDTVMFTHQPTWDDCQQLLRILFTTEERERIQVEARKLVPGDDGQPTANPDLINAAFPLTRPRWDYNMAEALQKIHQEIWPRLRELYEAGPPPTPHPFQPGDWVLVKRHRQETLQPRWKGPLQVLLTTPTALKVEGIASWIHYTHVKPVDPTSDLLETSGAPVTWTVDKAKNNPLKLTLRRHPHSRNHV, from the exons atgcgacctacaagacaaaggactccctctgctccctcggcccctgtgctgccagacagccaggaccccctaacgttagaacccacacttcccccaccatatccgcaccttatcccgcaggacccagtcccccagggtggtgcttccatagagggaaaccgagaagcggaagcagccgagagcgaaagtaacccgggggggccggccggccgaatGCGAGGCCGCGTActgcgggaccaagcttcccgactccctgactccaccgtagccctgcctctcagagaaataggatcgctcgatgataccgggctctcccgtctcatgtattggcctttttccactagtgatttatacaattggaagtcccaaaatgctcggttctccgataatcccaaagatctaacctcgttgttagacactgtcatgtttactcaccagccaacctgggatgactgtcaacagctcctccgaatcctgttcacaacggaggagcgggaaagaatccaagttgaggccagaaagctggttccaggagatgacggccagccaactgcaaatcctgacctcattaacgcggcttttcctttgacccggcccagatgggactacaacatggcagaag ccttacagaaaattcaccaggaaatttggcccagactacgagaactgtacgaggcaggacctccgccgacgcctcatccgttccagccgggagactgggtcctagtcaagcgccaccggcaagaaactcttcaacccaggtggaaaggaccactgcaagtactcctgactactcccaccgctctcaaagtagaaggcatcgcttcgtggatccactacacacacgtcaaaccagtggacccaacatccgaccttctcgagacgtctggagcaccggttacatggactgtagacaaagctaagaacaatcccttaaagctaaccctgcgccgtcacccacatagccgtaaccatgtctag